From the Polynucleobacter sp. MWH-UH35A genome, one window contains:
- the ttcA gene encoding tRNA 2-thiocytidine(32) synthetase TtcA, producing the protein MGDIRKVVFEENKLEKKLCRLVGQAIGDFGMIEDGDKVMVCLSGGKDSYAMLDILMKLRERAPINFEIIAVNLDQKQPNFPTEILPNYLKSLGIQYHIEEQDTYSIVKRVIPEGKTTCGLCSRLRRGILYRVADELGATKIALGHHRDDILETLMLNMFYAGKLKGMPPKLRSDDGKHIVIRPLAYVPEKLLERYAADMNFPIIPCDLCGSQPNLQRQVMKEMLREWEKKHPGRVENVFRSMHHIVPSHLMDGEAFDFKNLEISTELSGIAARSAGDRAIDEADLDELACGTMIQGTYNPPL; encoded by the coding sequence CGGCATGATTGAAGACGGCGATAAAGTCATGGTGTGTTTATCTGGAGGTAAGGATAGCTATGCCATGCTCGATATTTTGATGAAGCTGCGTGAGCGTGCGCCCATAAACTTTGAAATCATTGCAGTGAATTTAGATCAGAAGCAGCCTAATTTCCCCACTGAAATTTTGCCCAATTATTTAAAGAGCTTAGGTATTCAGTATCACATCGAAGAGCAAGATACTTACAGCATTGTGAAGCGCGTTATTCCAGAAGGCAAAACTACCTGTGGATTATGTTCGCGCCTGCGTCGCGGAATTTTGTATCGCGTTGCAGATGAGTTAGGTGCAACAAAGATTGCTTTGGGTCATCACCGTGATGACATTTTAGAAACCTTGATGCTCAATATGTTTTATGCGGGCAAACTTAAAGGCATGCCGCCTAAGTTGCGTTCAGATGATGGCAAACACATTGTGATTCGTCCTTTGGCTTATGTGCCTGAGAAACTGCTTGAGCGCTATGCGGCAGATATGAATTTCCCCATCATTCCATGTGATTTGTGTGGCAGTCAGCCCAATCTCCAGCGCCAGGTCATGAAAGAAATGCTACGCGAGTGGGAAAAAAAGCATCCAGGAAGAGTTGAGAACGTATTTCGCTCGATGCATCACATCGTCCCATCACATTTAATGGATGGCGAGGCCTTTGATTTCAAAAATCTGGAGATTTCCACTGAACTCTCTGGAATTGCTGCAAGATCTGCTGGTGATAGGGCAATCGATGAGGCTGATCTAGACGAATTAGCCTGTGGAACCATGATTCAGGGGACTTATAATCCCCCTTTATGA